A region from the Flavobacteriales bacterium genome encodes:
- a CDS encoding 4Fe-4S dicluster domain-containing protein: MAIKITDECINCGACEPECPNNAIYEGGAEWRLSDGTSLKGPLTTPMGNSYTADAAQTPVAMDVYYIVTDKCTECTGFHDEPQCAAVCPVDCCVDDPDHRETKEQLMAKKEFMHL; encoded by the coding sequence ATGGCCATCAAGATCACGGACGAGTGCATCAACTGCGGCGCTTGCGAACCCGAATGCCCCAACAACGCCATCTATGAGGGTGGCGCGGAATGGCGGTTGAGCGATGGCACAAGCCTGAAGGGCCCCTTGACCACGCCCATGGGCAACAGTTACACCGCTGATGCCGCCCAAACACCTGTGGCCATGGACGTGTATTACATCGTCACCGACAAATGCACCGAGTGCACTGGCTTCCACGATGAGCCGCAGTGCGCGGCAGTGTGCCCGGTTGACTGCTGCGTGGACGATCCCGACCACCGCGAGACCAAGGAGCAGTTGATGGCGAAGAAGGAGTTCATGCACTTGTAG
- a CDS encoding acyl-CoA reductase, with translation MTFLPLEHRLGAFVQLGNVFRHLATGGAWPGHVLGITADEQAAFERAIAQAGVQNGWFTEANVRHMLGALGAMLDGGELHSWAGRRNEPSAAQRVGVIMAGNIPLVGFHDLLCTVVAGHVAVVKPSAQDTVLMRATVDLLLRLEPGLEPQLHWVDGKLGEVDAVIATGSNNTARYFEHYFGHLPHVIRKGRVSVAVLSGSESEEELQALGEDVFRYFGLGCRNVSKLFVPQDLDLDRFFGAVYSWRDIVNHNKYGNNYDYNKAVWLLERVPLIENGFLLLRESAALASPVAALHYERYGDTASVARHLELVKDSIQCVIGHGYLPYGSSQQPSLADYADGVDTMAFLAGLG, from the coding sequence GTGACCTTCCTCCCACTTGAGCACCGGCTGGGCGCTTTCGTTCAACTCGGCAATGTGTTCCGCCACTTGGCCACCGGGGGTGCGTGGCCCGGGCACGTACTGGGCATCACTGCAGACGAGCAGGCGGCTTTTGAACGCGCCATCGCCCAGGCCGGGGTCCAGAACGGGTGGTTCACCGAAGCGAACGTGCGGCACATGCTGGGAGCGCTGGGCGCCATGCTGGATGGTGGTGAGCTGCACTCCTGGGCGGGTCGAAGGAATGAGCCCAGCGCAGCACAACGCGTCGGCGTCATCATGGCCGGCAACATCCCATTGGTCGGCTTCCACGATCTGCTCTGCACTGTGGTGGCCGGGCACGTGGCCGTGGTGAAGCCCAGCGCCCAGGACACCGTGCTGATGCGGGCCACCGTTGATCTGCTGCTTCGGCTGGAACCCGGTCTGGAGCCGCAACTCCACTGGGTCGATGGCAAGCTCGGGGAGGTGGACGCGGTCATTGCCACGGGCAGCAACAACACTGCGCGCTACTTCGAACACTACTTCGGGCACCTTCCGCACGTTATCCGCAAAGGCCGTGTGAGCGTGGCAGTGCTCAGCGGCAGTGAAAGCGAGGAGGAACTGCAAGCGCTGGGCGAAGATGTCTTCCGCTACTTCGGCCTGGGTTGCCGCAATGTGAGCAAGCTCTTCGTTCCCCAGGATCTTGACCTGGACCGGTTCTTCGGCGCGGTGTACAGCTGGCGCGACATTGTGAACCACAACAAGTACGGCAACAACTACGATTACAACAAGGCAGTATGGCTTCTGGAACGCGTGCCGCTCATTGAGAACGGGTTCCTGCTCTTGCGCGAGTCGGCTGCTCTCGCCAGCCCCGTAGCGGCTCTGCACTATGAGCGCTACGGTGATACTGCTTCCGTCGCGCGGCACTTGGAACTGGTGAAGGACAGCATCCAGTGCGTCATCGGCCACGGCTATCTGCCCTACGGATCCTCGCAGCAGCCCTCGTTGGCCGACTATGCTGACGGTGTGGATACCATGGCCTTCCTGGCCGGGTTGGGCTGA
- the xerD gene encoding site-specific tyrosine recombinase XerD: MGTAEALDLFKSYLKLERSLSDRTVEAYLHDLGKLLAYCDDHLPALDVERLGLEDLQGFIASVAKEGLGARSQARLLSAVRGFYKCLRVERIIKDDPSELIDMPRMGRKLPVFLTVQEIDAMIGAIDMSRPMAHRDRAILETLYGCGLRVSELCTLRLSRLNFEEGFVRVIGKGDKERLVPISPEAVKQIELYRTNERSHLPVAKSAEDILFLNARGSGLSRVSVFNLTKRLAALAGVRKTISPHTFRHSFATHLVEGGADLRAVQEMLGHASITTTEIYTHLDRDYLRSNIMQFHPRAK; this comes from the coding sequence ATGGGTACGGCAGAGGCCTTGGACCTCTTCAAGAGCTACTTGAAGCTGGAGAGATCCTTGAGCGATCGCACGGTGGAGGCTTACCTCCATGACTTGGGCAAGCTCCTGGCATACTGCGATGACCATTTGCCTGCGCTCGATGTTGAGCGCCTGGGCTTGGAGGACCTGCAAGGCTTCATTGCTTCCGTGGCCAAAGAAGGTCTTGGCGCACGCAGCCAAGCCCGGTTGCTGAGCGCGGTTCGCGGCTTCTACAAATGCCTGCGAGTGGAACGGATCATCAAGGACGATCCCAGCGAGCTCATCGATATGCCGCGCATGGGCCGCAAGCTGCCGGTCTTCCTCACTGTGCAAGAGATCGATGCGATGATCGGCGCCATAGACATGAGCCGGCCCATGGCGCACCGCGACCGTGCGATCCTCGAGACCCTCTACGGTTGCGGATTGCGCGTCAGTGAACTTTGCACCTTGCGCTTGAGCCGTCTGAACTTCGAGGAAGGCTTCGTTCGGGTGATCGGCAAAGGTGACAAGGAGCGTTTGGTGCCGATCAGTCCTGAGGCGGTGAAGCAGATCGAACTCTACCGCACGAACGAGCGCAGCCATCTGCCCGTGGCGAAAAGCGCCGAGGACATCCTGTTCCTGAACGCGCGCGGAAGCGGGCTTTCACGGGTGTCCGTCTTCAACCTCACCAAGCGACTCGCAGCGCTGGCGGGGGTGCGCAAGACGATCAGCCCGCACACGTTCCGGCATTCGTTCGCAACGCACCTGGTGGAAGGCGGCGCCGACCTGCGTGCTGTGCAGGAGATGCTCGGCCATGCCAGCATCACCACCACGGAGATCTACACGCACCTGGACCGCGACTACCTCCGGAGCAACATCATGCAGTTCCATCCGAGGGCGAAGTAG
- a CDS encoding TIGR00730 family Rossman fold protein encodes MRISVFCGAGLGNSSSIQAAATQVGRAIAERGMGVVYGGGHVGLMGLVADAALAAGGEVIGVIPGFMVEKELAHDRVSQLIVVKDMHERKMRMHELSDAVIALPGGFGTLDELFELLTWRQIGLHTKPIGLLNVDGFYDPLIAQADRMDALGFLHSQRGLLQAEGDIHRLLDRLIDQRPLAQ; translated from the coding sequence ATGCGCATTTCGGTCTTCTGCGGTGCCGGTCTCGGCAATTCATCGTCCATTCAGGCAGCAGCAACCCAGGTAGGCCGCGCCATTGCCGAGCGGGGCATGGGCGTGGTGTACGGTGGCGGTCACGTGGGGCTCATGGGTTTGGTGGCGGATGCCGCGTTGGCTGCAGGCGGTGAAGTCATCGGTGTCATACCGGGTTTCATGGTGGAAAAGGAACTCGCGCACGACCGCGTTTCGCAGCTCATCGTAGTGAAGGACATGCACGAACGGAAGATGCGCATGCACGAGCTCAGCGATGCCGTGATCGCCCTGCCAGGAGGCTTCGGTACCTTGGATGAATTGTTCGAACTGCTAACGTGGCGGCAGATCGGCCTGCATACCAAGCCCATAGGTCTGCTCAATGTGGACGGGTTCTACGATCCGCTGATCGCCCAGGCCGACCGCATGGACGCGCTTGGCTTTCTCCATTCCCAACGTGGTTTGTTGCAGGCCGAGGGCGACATCCACCGGTTGTTGGATCGTTTGATCGATCAACGACCGCTGGCACAATAG
- a CDS encoding glycoside hydrolase: MRPSWLVLLFLGIGHITFAQQPALIGYYAGDGKDLPARDLSSLTHLIHCFQHLNGDTLAWMDKKQEKVLRELTGRKRTQPDLKVLVSLGGWGGCESCSQAFAKPEARARFAKDVLALLKRTWTDGIDLDWEYPAVQGPPGHAFSDADRRNFTLLVRELRKAFGDRYEISFAAGGTDDCLLKGFEWDSIMPLVDRVHIMSYDLVHGYSTTTGHHTPLYSSRQQSLSADRAVRLLDSLHVPLGKVVIGAAFYARVFKDVPGKNDGLYQPGRFSHTISCSAVDTTFTGPKGWRTMREQESSAAYAYNAELRQFATYDDAISVADKSRYVLDRKLGGIMFWQLWDDRRENGLMRVMHKVLRGLR; the protein is encoded by the coding sequence ATGCGTCCATCGTGGCTCGTTCTTCTTTTCCTTGGCATTGGTCACATCACCTTCGCGCAACAGCCCGCCTTGATCGGTTACTACGCCGGCGACGGCAAGGACTTGCCCGCCCGCGACCTGTCTTCGCTCACGCATTTGATCCACTGCTTCCAGCACCTGAACGGCGATACGCTGGCCTGGATGGACAAGAAGCAGGAGAAGGTGCTGCGCGAACTCACTGGGCGGAAGCGTACCCAGCCGGACCTGAAGGTGCTTGTGTCGCTGGGCGGATGGGGTGGTTGTGAAAGCTGTTCACAAGCGTTCGCAAAGCCCGAAGCCCGTGCGCGGTTCGCCAAGGATGTGTTGGCCCTCTTGAAGCGGACCTGGACCGATGGCATCGATCTCGATTGGGAATACCCGGCCGTGCAAGGACCACCGGGCCATGCTTTCAGCGACGCCGACCGACGCAACTTCACCCTGCTCGTGCGTGAGCTGCGGAAGGCGTTCGGCGATCGCTACGAGATCAGTTTCGCCGCCGGTGGAACGGATGATTGCCTGCTCAAGGGTTTCGAATGGGACAGCATCATGCCCCTGGTGGACCGGGTGCACATCATGAGCTACGACCTTGTCCATGGCTACAGCACGACGACTGGGCATCACACACCATTGTATTCAAGCCGGCAGCAATCGCTCAGCGCCGACCGCGCGGTCCGGCTGCTGGATTCGTTGCACGTGCCCTTGGGCAAGGTGGTCATCGGCGCGGCATTCTACGCGCGTGTTTTCAAGGACGTACCGGGCAAGAACGACGGATTGTACCAGCCCGGACGTTTCAGCCACACCATATCGTGCAGCGCGGTGGATACAACGTTCACCGGCCCGAAGGGTTGGAGAACGATGCGAGAACAGGAAAGCTCGGCGGCGTATGCGTACAACGCCGAGCTGCGGCAGTTCGCCACTTATGACGATGCGATAAGTGTTGCCGACAAGTCGCGGTATGTGTTGGACAGAAAGCTCGGAGGTATCATGTTCTGGCAGTTGTGGGACGATCGCCGGGAGAACGGGCTCATGCGCGTCATGCACAAGGTGCTCCGTGGTTTGCGATAG
- a CDS encoding winged helix-turn-helix transcriptional regulator codes for MDRLSLTFSALADPTRRAILARLSSGPASVNDLAAPFSMSLPAVSKHLKVLERAQLIARGKEAQWRPCEIKAAPLKEATDWMEQYRQFWEERFDRLDEYLKELQALEKPAPVKAAPKRKKNGGNK; via the coding sequence ATGGACCGCCTCTCGCTCACCTTCTCCGCACTGGCCGACCCCACACGCAGGGCCATCCTGGCGCGGCTTTCCAGCGGCCCGGCCTCGGTGAACGACCTCGCCGCACCCTTCAGCATGAGCCTGCCTGCGGTGAGCAAGCACCTGAAAGTGCTGGAGCGCGCGCAGTTGATCGCCCGGGGGAAGGAGGCGCAATGGCGGCCGTGCGAGATCAAGGCCGCTCCGTTGAAAGAGGCCACCGACTGGATGGAGCAGTACCGCCAGTTCTGGGAAGAGCGCTTCGATCGGCTGGATGAATATCTGAAGGAACTGCAAGCGCTGGAGAAACCGGCACCAGTGAAAGCGGCACCCAAACGGAAGAAGAATGGAGGCAACAAGTAA
- a CDS encoding SRPBCC domain-containing protein — protein sequence MITRTVKAPRALVWRVCTQPEHIDRWWGPNGFTNKTLAHDLRVGGQWKYTMTAADGTVFPNLITYTEVTPIDRLAYDHGDWENPKMFLGSLTFTDTEEGTLIILHTIFPTKEARDFVIEKHGAIEGGKQTLARLDEYVRAHHDAPQPL from the coding sequence GTGATCACGCGCACGGTGAAGGCTCCGCGTGCGCTGGTGTGGAGAGTCTGCACGCAGCCCGAGCACATCGACCGCTGGTGGGGACCCAACGGGTTCACCAACAAGACCCTCGCCCATGACCTGCGCGTAGGCGGCCAATGGAAGTACACGATGACTGCGGCCGATGGAACCGTCTTCCCGAACCTGATCACCTACACGGAAGTCACGCCCATCGATCGCCTCGCATACGACCACGGCGACTGGGAGAATCCGAAGATGTTCTTGGGCTCGCTCACCTTCACGGATACTGAGGAAGGAACATTGATCATCCTGCACACCATCTTCCCAACGAAGGAAGCACGCGACTTCGTGATCGAGAAGCACGGCGCCATCGAAGGCGGGAAGCAAACGCTGGCCCGCTTGGACGAATATGTACGGGCGCATCATGATGCGCCCCAACCACTTTGA
- a CDS encoding SRPBCC domain-containing protein gives MTQPTLFNFIVSKDDRTVTIERSFEAPRDLVWDAFTKAEILDRWWAPKPFASRTKHMTFKVGGSRFYVMVGPDGQEAGWQVQQYTSITPKSNFKYLSAFADKDENLQLPGSNWDLNFSAENGRTIVSIVIHNDSLERMERMIEMGFKEGFSMGLDQLEEVLSSYNN, from the coding sequence ATGACCCAGCCAACCCTCTTCAACTTCATCGTCTCGAAAGACGATCGCACCGTCACCATTGAGCGGTCCTTCGAAGCACCAAGAGACCTCGTATGGGATGCCTTCACCAAGGCCGAGATCCTGGATCGGTGGTGGGCGCCCAAGCCATTTGCTTCAAGAACAAAGCACATGACCTTCAAGGTCGGAGGCAGCAGGTTCTATGTGATGGTGGGCCCGGATGGCCAAGAAGCCGGCTGGCAAGTGCAGCAGTACACCTCGATCACGCCGAAGAGCAATTTCAAGTACTTGAGCGCATTCGCGGACAAGGATGAGAACCTGCAGTTGCCAGGCTCCAACTGGGACCTGAACTTCAGTGCAGAGAATGGCAGAACGATCGTAAGCATCGTTATCCACAACGATTCGCTCGAGCGCATGGAACGAATGATCGAAATGGGCTTCAAGGAGGGCTTCAGCATGGGATTGGACCAGTTGGAGGAAGTGCTGTCCTCTTACAACAATTGA
- a CDS encoding SRPBCC family protein, which translates to MLIKILIGLAVVVIVIIVVSRFQPNTYTVARTGTIAAPPSMVYAQIIDFHNWVKFDPCIEQDSSAAFTYEGPASGVGAKYTWESKTIGTGSMTIAEVKPNEEVIMDQHTLTPMESKSKTAFKIAPDGNGTKLTWSMTGEHNFFSKIMCLFTSMDKMIGGQYEKGFERMNKAFADLSVRKP; encoded by the coding sequence ATGCTCATCAAGATCCTCATTGGCCTTGCCGTCGTCGTCATCGTCATCATTGTCGTCTCACGCTTCCAACCGAATACCTACACCGTGGCACGCACAGGCACCATAGCCGCACCTCCTTCTATGGTGTACGCGCAGATCATCGACTTCCACAACTGGGTGAAATTCGATCCGTGCATCGAACAGGACAGCAGTGCGGCTTTCACCTACGAGGGCCCGGCGAGCGGCGTAGGGGCAAAATACACCTGGGAGAGCAAGACGATCGGTACCGGAAGCATGACGATCGCGGAGGTTAAGCCCAATGAGGAAGTGATCATGGACCAGCACACGCTCACACCCATGGAAAGCAAGTCGAAGACCGCTTTCAAGATCGCTCCTGATGGAAATGGCACGAAGCTCACGTGGAGCATGACCGGCGAGCACAATTTCTTCAGCAAGATCATGTGCTTGTTCACCAGCATGGACAAAATGATCGGCGGTCAATACGAGAAAGGCTTCGAGCGCATGAACAAGGCGTTCGCGGACCTGAGCGTGCGGAAGCCCTAG
- a CDS encoding SRPBCC domain-containing protein, with amino-acid sequence MIKSAIFNFDVQKEACAITVERSFNAPLDPVWAAWTQADILCKWWAPKPYECVIKSLDFREGGRWLYYMQGPQGDRHWCFFDYETIRPKSFYSGSDAFCDENGVASNTKPKVSWVANFNQEGERTVVKVVLHFGTPEELEQIVSMGFKEGFTMGLDQLDELLSSGK; translated from the coding sequence ATGATCAAGTCAGCCATCTTCAACTTCGACGTGCAGAAGGAAGCATGTGCGATCACCGTGGAACGCTCCTTCAACGCACCGCTGGATCCCGTGTGGGCCGCGTGGACCCAGGCCGACATCCTCTGCAAGTGGTGGGCGCCGAAGCCCTACGAGTGCGTGATCAAGTCGCTCGACTTCCGCGAGGGTGGCCGCTGGCTCTACTACATGCAGGGCCCGCAAGGCGACCGGCATTGGTGCTTCTTCGACTATGAAACCATCCGACCGAAGTCGTTCTATTCCGGCAGCGATGCCTTCTGCGATGAGAACGGCGTGGCAAGCAACACGAAGCCGAAAGTGAGTTGGGTAGCGAACTTCAACCAAGAGGGTGAACGCACCGTGGTGAAAGTCGTCCTCCACTTCGGAACGCCGGAAGAGCTTGAGCAGATCGTGTCGATGGGCTTCAAGGAGGGCTTCACGATGGGTCTTGATCAGCTGGATGAACTGCTTTCGTCGGGCAAGTGA
- the arr gene encoding NAD(+)--rifampin ADP-ribosyltransferase — MDQGPFYHGTKAELQPGDVLAPGYSSNYGQRKKANHVYFSATMDAAIWGAELAAGDGRGRIYIVEPMGTYEDDPNLTDKKFPGNPTRSYRTKEALSVVGEVKEWTGHAPEVLQAMKDNIERLRQQGIEAID, encoded by the coding sequence ATGGACCAGGGCCCCTTCTATCACGGCACAAAAGCCGAGCTACAGCCGGGCGATGTTCTCGCACCAGGCTACAGTTCCAACTATGGTCAGCGCAAGAAGGCGAACCACGTGTACTTCAGCGCGACGATGGATGCCGCGATCTGGGGCGCGGAACTCGCCGCCGGTGATGGGCGCGGAAGGATCTACATCGTGGAACCAATGGGTACCTACGAGGACGATCCGAACCTGACGGACAAGAAGTTCCCCGGAAATCCCACCAGGTCGTACCGCACCAAGGAAGCCTTAAGCGTGGTGGGTGAAGTGAAGGAGTGGACCGGTCACGCGCCGGAAGTGCTCCAAGCCATGAAAGACAACATTGAACGCCTGCGACAGCAAGGCATCGAAGCGATCGACTAA
- a CDS encoding SRPBCC family protein, translating to MSTLTRITVSAHINKPVADVWNYWSDPKHITQWCAASDDWHCPKATNDLKTGGKFSSTMAARDGSFSFDFEGVYDDVQDPGSRPGQARIAYTMGDGRTCEILFTSENGGTRVVESFDVETQNPVEMQRTGWQAILDRFKAHAEAQG from the coding sequence ATGAGTACCCTCACCCGCATCACCGTCTCTGCACACATCAACAAGCCAGTGGCCGACGTATGGAACTACTGGTCCGATCCCAAGCACATCACGCAATGGTGCGCCGCCAGCGATGACTGGCACTGCCCCAAAGCCACCAATGACCTAAAGACCGGTGGCAAGTTCTCCAGCACTATGGCGGCGCGCGACGGTAGCTTCAGCTTCGACTTCGAAGGCGTGTACGATGATGTGCAAGATCCCGGCTCAAGGCCGGGACAAGCACGCATCGCCTACACCATGGGCGACGGCCGCACCTGCGAGATCCTCTTCACTTCCGAGAACGGCGGCACCCGCGTGGTGGAGTCGTTCGACGTCGAGACGCAGAACCCGGTGGAGATGCAGCGCACCGGCTGGCAGGCCATCCTAGACCGCTTCAAGGCGCACGCTGAAGCACAGGGGTAA
- a CDS encoding SRPBCC family protein — MSKVNVAPHGERAILITRRFNAPRKLVFDAMSKPDMVKHWLHGPPGWTMSTCAMDQRAGGSYRWAWTNADGREMGMGGQIIELSPPERMVTTEKFDDAWYEGEATNTLTLTEENGVTLMSLIVEYESTKARDGVLAGPMSTGLDASYDHLDNYLASQR, encoded by the coding sequence ATGAGCAAAGTGAACGTCGCGCCGCACGGCGAACGTGCCATTCTGATCACGCGAAGATTCAATGCCCCGCGCAAGCTGGTCTTTGATGCCATGAGCAAGCCGGACATGGTGAAGCACTGGCTGCACGGTCCTCCGGGCTGGACGATGTCGACGTGCGCGATGGACCAACGTGCTGGTGGCAGTTATCGCTGGGCTTGGACCAACGCCGATGGCCGCGAGATGGGCATGGGTGGACAGATCATCGAGCTATCGCCGCCTGAGCGCATGGTGACCACCGAGAAATTCGATGATGCCTGGTACGAGGGCGAAGCCACGAATACGTTGACCCTGACCGAAGAGAACGGCGTCACGTTAATGTCCCTCATCGTCGAATACGAGTCGACCAAGGCGCGGGATGGCGTGCTGGCCGGACCAATGTCAACCGGCTTGGATGCGAGCTACGATCACCTGGACAATTACCTCGCTTCGCAACGCTGA
- a CDS encoding DUF1801 domain-containing protein yields the protein MVTRFDPAVHALLDANQHPLRKEIDQLRTIILGADKSIEEGVKWNAASFKTADWFATLNGPKQLKEPMLILHAGAKAKGIVLKDRIPDPEGLIKWLGNDRGQVIFKDASDIKAKQKALQTIISAWIQLI from the coding sequence ATGGTTACCCGCTTCGACCCCGCCGTACACGCCTTGCTCGATGCCAACCAGCATCCCCTGCGCAAGGAGATCGATCAGTTGCGCACCATCATCCTCGGCGCTGACAAGTCGATCGAAGAAGGCGTAAAGTGGAATGCGGCGAGCTTCAAGACCGCAGATTGGTTCGCCACGCTGAACGGGCCGAAGCAGTTGAAGGAGCCGATGTTGATCCTGCACGCTGGCGCCAAGGCGAAAGGCATCGTGCTGAAGGACCGCATCCCCGATCCCGAGGGCCTCATCAAGTGGCTCGGCAACGACCGTGGGCAAGTCATCTTCAAGGACGCAAGCGACATCAAAGCCAAACAGAAGGCGCTGCAAACCATCATCAGCGCCTGGATCCAACTCATTTGA
- a CDS encoding GyrI-like domain-containing protein, translating into MITTPEVITTQEVITAAIPLVIPGRDMPKYMDPAIQEIIKVLSAQGLQPAGPMFSYHHRRPSDTFDFEIGFPVSKAIKPEGRVVNSKLPAVRVVRSVYQGPYEGLAQAWPALQKWVRENGHGETGKFWESYLNNPDEVTDPKDYRTELNWIIGAV; encoded by the coding sequence ATGATCACCACACCCGAAGTCATCACCACCCAAGAAGTCATCACCGCCGCGATCCCGCTCGTGATCCCCGGCCGCGACATGCCCAAGTACATGGACCCCGCGATCCAGGAGATCATCAAGGTGCTCTCTGCTCAAGGCCTGCAACCGGCCGGTCCGATGTTCAGTTACCATCACCGCCGCCCCAGCGACACCTTTGACTTCGAGATCGGCTTCCCGGTATCGAAGGCGATCAAGCCGGAAGGGCGCGTGGTCAACAGCAAGCTGCCGGCGGTACGCGTCGTGCGTAGTGTGTATCAAGGTCCTTACGAAGGTCTGGCGCAGGCGTGGCCCGCATTGCAGAAATGGGTGCGCGAGAATGGCCACGGCGAAACAGGCAAGTTCTGGGAGAGCTACCTGAACAACCCGGATGAGGTGACAGACCCGAAGGACTACCGCACGGAGCTGAATTGGATAATTGGTGCAGTGTAG
- a CDS encoding DNA alkylation repair protein: MKKATGKAIAATPSRLKAGMTARGDNDVKSVLAWLESLGSKRVHEDMSKRFGIHTDKAWGVMMRDMQQVAKAIGKDHHMAQQLWKTGWYEARMVATMIADPMQVTPKEMDAWCKDFDNWAICDTACFKLWDQVPHAWDKVAVWAKSEKEFIKRAAFALLACLSLHRNDADPKALRKFLPMVKKAASDERNFVKKGVSWALRGMANTSTGMREDVIALAEELATSTNSTERWVGKDVLRDIQRPMIAKRAEKRDTKRSIASAKAKSKAVRQ; the protein is encoded by the coding sequence ATGAAGAAGGCCACAGGCAAAGCCATAGCCGCGACCCCGTCCCGGCTCAAGGCCGGGATGACAGCCCGGGGTGATAACGACGTGAAGTCCGTGCTGGCGTGGCTGGAAAGCCTGGGCAGCAAGCGCGTGCACGAGGACATGAGCAAACGCTTCGGTATACACACCGACAAGGCCTGGGGCGTGATGATGCGCGACATGCAGCAGGTGGCGAAGGCGATCGGGAAGGATCACCACATGGCACAGCAGCTATGGAAGACCGGCTGGTACGAGGCGCGCATGGTGGCCACGATGATCGCCGACCCCATGCAGGTAACGCCGAAGGAGATGGATGCTTGGTGCAAGGACTTCGACAACTGGGCCATCTGCGACACGGCTTGTTTCAAGCTGTGGGACCAAGTGCCCCACGCCTGGGACAAGGTGGCCGTTTGGGCAAAGAGTGAGAAGGAGTTCATCAAACGTGCAGCCTTCGCACTGCTGGCCTGCCTCAGCCTGCACCGCAACGACGCCGACCCGAAAGCGCTGCGCAAGTTCCTTCCAATGGTGAAAAAGGCCGCCAGCGACGAACGAAACTTCGTGAAGAAGGGCGTGAGCTGGGCGTTGCGCGGCATGGCCAACACGAGCACCGGAATGCGCGAGGACGTGATCGCACTTGCAGAGGAACTGGCCACTAGCACGAACAGCACGGAGCGCTGGGTGGGCAAGGATGTGCTGCGCGATATCCAACGCCCGATGATCGCGAAGCGGGCCGAGAAGCGCGATACGAAACGCTCGATCGCCTCAGCGAAAGCAAAGTCCAAAGCCGTTCGCCAATGA
- a CDS encoding SRPBCC domain-containing protein yields the protein METLTDHEARTLVITRTLNAPRELVFQAWCDPKHLVRWWGPSDFTLPHCEQDFRVGGKYRFCMRAPDGSDHWVRGEYTHIDAPSRLVFTWLREDNDGDIWCDTVVAITLEQRGASTVLTLNQTTFATVAHCEEHAFGWNECLDRLTSFVNEFEEQPTH from the coding sequence ATGGAAACCCTTACCGATCATGAAGCTCGTACGCTTGTGATCACCCGCACGCTGAACGCACCACGTGAACTGGTGTTTCAAGCATGGTGTGACCCCAAGCATCTGGTGCGTTGGTGGGGACCGAGCGACTTCACCCTGCCCCATTGCGAGCAAGACTTCCGCGTGGGCGGCAAGTACCGCTTCTGCATGCGCGCGCCGGACGGCAGCGATCATTGGGTACGCGGCGAGTACACGCACATCGACGCGCCCTCGCGACTGGTCTTCACCTGGCTACGCGAAGACAATGATGGAGACATCTGGTGTGATACCGTCGTTGCGATCACGCTGGAGCAACGCGGCGCCTCCACCGTGCTCACCTTGAACCAGACCACGTTCGCCACGGTGGCGCATTGCGAAGAGCATGCTTTCGGTTGGAACGAATGCCTGGATCGCCTGACGTCCTTCGTCAACGAATTCGAGGAACAGCCAACGCACTGA
- a CDS encoding VOC family protein — protein sequence MASTKLKYMHNVGIVVESLDNTVDFFTVLGLKLEGRGLVEGEWAGRVTGLGDQKVEIAMMVTPDGHSRLELCQYHRPAIIGDHRTAPVNAFGYLRVMFNVENLDEMVARLIKHGAQLVGEIMQYENTYRLCYIRGVEGLLIGLAENIGID from the coding sequence ATGGCAAGCACCAAACTGAAGTACATGCACAACGTCGGCATCGTTGTGGAGTCGCTCGACAATACGGTCGACTTCTTCACCGTGCTCGGCCTGAAGCTGGAAGGACGCGGCCTGGTGGAGGGCGAATGGGCCGGACGCGTGACCGGTCTCGGCGATCAGAAGGTGGAGATCGCCATGATGGTGACGCCCGATGGCCACAGCCGATTGGAGCTTTGCCAGTACCACAGACCCGCGATCATCGGCGACCATCGCACCGCACCCGTGAACGCCTTCGGTTATCTGCGCGTGATGTTCAATGTGGAGAACCTCGATGAGATGGTAGCGCGGCTGATCAAGCACGGCGCGCAGCTCGTCGGCGAGATCATGCAGTACGAGAACACCTACCGGCTCTGCTATATCCGCGGGGTGGAAGGGCTGTTGATCGGATTGGCGGAGAACATCGGAATAGACTGA